The following proteins are encoded in a genomic region of Mahella australiensis 50-1 BON:
- a CDS encoding polyprenyl synthetase family protein, with translation MDFNQQLKHKIEIIDKNLDNMLPPADTYPPVIHEAMRYSVFSGGKRLRPVLLISAYELFDEHVDDCMPLACAIEFIHTYSLIHDDLPAMDDDDTRRGKATCHKVFGEGIAVLTGDALLNHAFEVMLDDIARNPHHIAAAIAIAKAAGIGGMIGGQVMDLLYENKPVDDGVLQYIHQHKTAALICAAVKAGALAAGADEVYVRAIEQYGLALGMAFQISDDILDVDEGGKEEVKATYPALYGIEASIKAAQEFTQHAIDAIAVFGQKGTFLKEMASYMMRRSN, from the coding sequence ATGGATTTTAACCAACAGCTAAAACATAAAATAGAAATAATAGATAAAAATCTGGATAATATGCTTCCGCCTGCTGATACTTATCCCCCGGTAATACACGAAGCCATGCGTTACAGCGTCTTCAGCGGTGGTAAAAGATTGAGGCCGGTGCTGCTTATATCGGCTTATGAACTGTTTGATGAGCATGTAGACGATTGTATGCCGCTTGCATGCGCTATAGAATTCATTCATACTTATTCGCTTATACACGATGATCTCCCGGCTATGGACGATGATGACACAAGAAGAGGCAAGGCGACATGCCATAAAGTGTTTGGCGAGGGTATAGCGGTGTTGACCGGCGATGCTCTACTCAATCACGCGTTTGAAGTCATGCTAGATGACATAGCTCGGAATCCTCATCATATAGCCGCTGCCATAGCCATTGCAAAAGCGGCAGGTATAGGCGGTATGATAGGAGGGCAGGTTATGGATTTATTGTATGAAAATAAGCCTGTAGACGATGGCGTTTTACAATATATCCATCAGCATAAAACCGCTGCCTTGATATGCGCAGCAGTAAAAGCCGGTGCCTTGGCTGCAGGTGCTGATGAGGTATATGTGCGGGCTATAGAGCAATACGGTTTGGCGCTGGGCATGGCGTTTCAGATAAGCGATGACATACTGGACGTGGACGAAGGCGGTAAAGAGGAAGTTAAAGCTACATATCCGGCACTATACGGCATCGAGGCATCCATAAAAGCAGCACAGGAATTCACGCAGCATGCAATAGATGCAATAGCCGTTTTCGGTCAAAAAGGGACGTTTTTGAAAGAAATGGCCTCCTATATGATGCGGCGCAGCAATTAA
- the xseB gene encoding exodeoxyribonuclease VII small subunit, with the protein MMIEDDRTFEKAIRELENIVTSLENGDVALDQAIALFERGMELSRYCSQKLDEAEGKITMLMKEQNAFKEVPFN; encoded by the coding sequence ATGATGATAGAAGATGATAGGACTTTTGAAAAAGCTATCCGCGAATTAGAAAATATAGTAACATCTTTAGAAAATGGAGATGTTGCATTGGACCAGGCTATAGCATTATTCGAGCGCGGCATGGAATTATCGCGCTATTGCAGCCAAAAGCTTGACGAAGCCGAAGGTAAGATAACCATGCTGATGAAAGAGCAAAATGCTTTTAAGGAGGTTCCTTTTAACTAA
- the xseA gene encoding exodeoxyribonuclease VII large subunit, with product METLIFSVSQLTAYIKGMFSSDPLLHSVYVRGEISNYKLHSSGHSYFTLKDQNSKIRCVMFRQYGQPIFAMQDGMDVLVQGYVNVYDRDGQYQLYAERIEPFGVGSLHLAFEQLKAKLEQDGLFDRAHKKPLPLFPKRIGVVTSDTGAAVRDIINVAHRRYPNIDLLIVPVAVQGKAAAIQISEAIDALNVMDESVDVIIVGRGGGSIEELWPFNEEIVARSIYRSHIPVVSAVGHETDFTISDFVADMRAPTPSAAAELVVPLKTELEQRIAGLCLNAKRAVDMLVEEQRRCLYKLQGSRIMRDPMQLLKDKQQQLDQAERYLLINMHHRMEIKGALYNDLKHRLEAFNPLGALKRGYTMTLDVEDKSLIKSVSELSLGQRIHIIYDDGRAQAEIVDLEVERENDDRR from the coding sequence ATGGAAACTCTGATATTCAGCGTAAGTCAGTTGACAGCTTATATAAAAGGTATGTTTTCTTCTGATCCGTTATTGCACTCGGTGTATGTGCGCGGCGAAATATCGAATTATAAACTGCATTCCTCAGGTCACAGCTATTTTACGCTGAAGGATCAGAACAGCAAAATACGCTGTGTGATGTTCAGGCAGTATGGGCAGCCGATTTTTGCGATGCAGGATGGCATGGATGTATTGGTACAGGGTTATGTGAATGTTTATGACAGGGATGGGCAATATCAATTATATGCCGAAAGGATAGAGCCGTTCGGTGTTGGATCCTTGCATTTGGCTTTCGAGCAGCTTAAAGCTAAGCTGGAACAAGATGGCTTGTTTGATCGGGCGCATAAAAAGCCGCTGCCTTTGTTTCCTAAACGCATAGGCGTGGTTACGTCTGATACTGGAGCGGCTGTGCGCGATATAATAAATGTGGCACATCGCCGCTATCCGAACATTGACCTGCTTATAGTACCGGTGGCTGTGCAGGGCAAGGCCGCAGCTATTCAGATAAGCGAAGCTATAGATGCGCTGAACGTTATGGACGAATCGGTAGATGTCATAATAGTAGGTAGAGGCGGCGGTTCAATAGAGGAGTTATGGCCCTTTAATGAAGAGATCGTGGCACGCAGTATATATCGCTCTCATATACCTGTCGTATCGGCAGTAGGTCATGAAACAGATTTCACCATATCCGATTTTGTAGCGGATATGCGGGCACCCACACCGTCGGCTGCCGCTGAATTGGTTGTCCCACTAAAAACCGAATTGGAGCAGCGTATTGCCGGGCTGTGCTTGAATGCCAAGCGAGCGGTGGATATGCTAGTGGAAGAACAACGCCGGTGTCTTTATAAATTGCAGGGCAGCCGCATTATGCGTGATCCTATGCAGCTTTTGAAAGATAAACAGCAGCAATTGGATCAAGCCGAACGATATTTGCTGATAAATATGCATCATCGGATGGAAATAAAAGGCGCTTTGTACAATGATCTTAAGCATAGGCTAGAAGCATTTAATCCCTTGGGTGCATTGAAACGCGGCTATACCATGACGCTAGATGTCGAGGATAAAAGTCTCATTAAGTCTGTTAGCGAGCTTTCATTAGGGCAACGTATACATATAATCTACGATGATGGTCGAGCACAGGCTGAGATCGTGGATCTAGAAGTCGAAAGGGAAAATGATGATAGAAGATGA